The following are encoded in a window of Arthrobacter sp. NicSoilB4 genomic DNA:
- a CDS encoding DUF202 domain-containing protein gives MREPAWRKTGSTPDYRFSLANETTFLAWIRTSLALIVGALGIDQLFPDIAPAPLRIAMCVALAFIGAVLAVLAYRRWGQMEEAMRNSRELPFSGVMLVMTVGVAAAAFILAVLLLMAR, from the coding sequence ATGCGCGAACCAGCATGGCGGAAGACCGGATCCACCCCTGACTACCGGTTCTCGCTCGCCAACGAAACGACGTTCCTGGCCTGGATCCGGACATCGCTGGCCCTGATCGTGGGAGCCCTCGGCATCGACCAGCTGTTCCCTGACATTGCCCCTGCCCCGCTGCGGATCGCCATGTGCGTTGCCCTGGCGTTCATCGGTGCCGTCCTGGCCGTCCTGGCCTACCGCCGCTGGGGGCAGATGGAAGAAGCCATGCGCAACAGCCGCGAGTTGCCATTTTCCGGCGTGATGCTCGTGATGACGGTAGGGGTGGCGGCGGCGGCGTTCATCCTGGCCGTGCTGCTCCTGATGGCGCGGTGA
- a CDS encoding VTT domain-containing protein yields the protein MSDFAVSTIGGAGPVQPQLASFLPDWLNPQVFLADPALAPWVVLLVCGIIFAETGLLVGFFLPGDSMLFTAGLLVATGTIKVNIWAFIALIITAAIIGNQIGYLIGSKAGPAIFNKPNSKLFKRENVESAHAFFEKHGGKALILARFVPIIRTFVPVIVGVAQMDKRKFFLFNVIGAVLWGGGVTLLGYLLGDTFPWVRENLDIIFIIIVLVSVIPIGIEVARGFIAKRQAEKYGTDVFEEFVEEHEPEEERKTP from the coding sequence TTGAGTGACTTTGCCGTGTCCACGATCGGCGGTGCAGGACCGGTCCAGCCGCAGCTGGCCTCCTTCCTGCCCGACTGGCTGAACCCCCAGGTCTTCCTGGCCGACCCCGCCCTGGCGCCGTGGGTCGTGCTGCTGGTCTGCGGCATCATCTTCGCGGAAACCGGCCTGCTGGTCGGCTTCTTCCTGCCGGGCGACTCGATGCTGTTCACGGCCGGGCTGCTGGTTGCCACCGGAACCATCAAGGTCAACATCTGGGCATTCATTGCGCTGATCATCACCGCGGCGATCATCGGGAACCAGATCGGCTACCTGATCGGGTCCAAGGCCGGCCCGGCCATCTTCAACAAGCCCAATTCCAAGCTCTTCAAGCGTGAAAACGTCGAAAGCGCCCACGCCTTCTTCGAGAAGCACGGCGGCAAGGCCCTCATCCTGGCCCGCTTCGTGCCCATCATCCGGACCTTTGTCCCGGTGATTGTGGGCGTCGCCCAGATGGACAAGCGCAAATTCTTCCTGTTCAACGTCATCGGCGCCGTGCTGTGGGGCGGCGGCGTGACCCTGCTGGGCTACCTGCTGGGCGACACGTTCCCGTGGGTCCGCGAAAACCTGGACATCATCTTCATCATCATCGTCCTGGTCTCGGTGATCCCGATCGGCATTGAGGTCGCCCGCGGCTTCATCGCCAAGCGCCAGGCCGAAAAGTACGGCACAGACGTCTTCGAGGAGTTCGTCGAGGAGCACGAGCCCGAAGAGGAACGCAAGACGCCGTAG
- a CDS encoding histidine kinase has protein sequence MEKTLHALRHWGAPAAGLAFFTLWTGRHWGLYGAFLAEQGRLPVIILVSAAIALAGRWAAASLGATALLLALQLLHVLDPMIATPWHVYIGTFVALAFMLWLASPRMRLAAGAGTAVLAGVMAFIILGRGYGMGAHLTSALVIADATRTTMIGLWWQCWAVLLLIAAGCAATGVLLRLYEERGSLSRARDEAWANLKQTEVELIVEQERSRITRDLHDVLAHSLAVIAAQADGARYIGNGSPKAVHDALETIAGSARRALVDAQRVIEDVREDGPAAPQPLLKDIEPLVGQMRGSLDIRQSSSGVQADLGAGQQLAVFRIIQECLTNALKHGGRGTVVRLHTDWSGPGLTLHAASTSGSGSTVPRQEVGVGRERTGRGIPGMRERAHLAGGWLTAGADGGDFRVTAFIPFGLAGRDGAPIPELTGAQAGRHA, from the coding sequence ATGGAAAAAACTCTGCACGCCCTGCGGCACTGGGGTGCCCCTGCTGCCGGCCTCGCCTTCTTCACTCTCTGGACGGGGCGCCACTGGGGCCTCTACGGCGCCTTCCTCGCCGAGCAGGGCCGGCTGCCCGTCATCATCCTGGTCTCGGCGGCCATCGCGCTGGCGGGCCGGTGGGCTGCGGCATCCCTGGGCGCGACGGCGCTTCTCCTCGCCCTGCAGCTGTTGCATGTGCTCGATCCCATGATCGCCACGCCGTGGCATGTCTACATCGGAACCTTTGTCGCCCTGGCGTTCATGCTCTGGCTGGCATCGCCCCGCATGAGGCTTGCCGCCGGCGCCGGCACCGCGGTCCTGGCGGGGGTCATGGCGTTCATCATCCTGGGGCGCGGCTACGGGATGGGAGCCCACTTGACGTCAGCCCTGGTGATTGCCGACGCCACCCGGACCACCATGATCGGACTGTGGTGGCAGTGCTGGGCCGTCCTGCTCCTCATCGCCGCCGGTTGCGCCGCCACGGGAGTGCTTCTGCGGCTCTACGAGGAGCGCGGCAGCCTCTCCCGTGCCCGGGACGAGGCGTGGGCAAACCTGAAGCAAACCGAGGTGGAACTCATCGTCGAGCAGGAGCGCAGCCGCATAACCCGTGACCTCCACGACGTCCTCGCCCACTCGCTGGCCGTCATCGCGGCCCAGGCCGACGGCGCACGCTACATCGGCAACGGAAGCCCCAAAGCCGTGCACGACGCCCTGGAAACCATTGCCGGTTCGGCCCGCCGCGCCCTTGTGGATGCACAGCGTGTCATCGAGGACGTCCGGGAGGACGGCCCGGCCGCACCGCAGCCGCTGCTGAAGGACATCGAGCCGTTGGTCGGGCAAATGCGCGGCAGCCTGGACATCAGGCAGAGCTCATCCGGGGTGCAGGCGGACCTGGGCGCCGGCCAACAACTGGCCGTGTTCCGGATCATCCAGGAATGCCTCACCAACGCGCTCAAACACGGCGGCCGGGGCACCGTGGTGCGCCTCCACACCGACTGGTCCGGCCCGGGCCTTACGTTGCACGCAGCCTCAACATCGGGCTCCGGAAGCACTGTCCCCCGGCAGGAGGTAGGTGTCGGACGCGAGCGGACGGGCCGCGGAATCCCGGGAATGCGCGAGCGTGCCCACTTGGCAGGCGGTTGGCTCACCGCCGGAGCCGACGGCGGCGACTTCCGCGTCACAGCATTCATTCCCTTCGGCCTGGCCGGGCGCGACGGTGCCCCCATCCCGGAACTCACCGGAGCGCAGGCCGGCCGGCATGCCTGA
- a CDS encoding ADP-ribosylglycohydrolase family protein — MSNEPVITPAPPSTPSRESRIHGCLLGGALGDSLGYVVEFDDISTIRKTFGPDGLQDFSALDGGSHFSDDTQLTLYTVDGLLEALEWANSGVAADTNACLWLAYLRWLATQGVPVPDAAPFQPPRWIDSHDVLKHRRAPGNACLSGLSTGEMGTFYRPVNPDSKGCGTVMRSAPFGLVPYIPAEAVYKLSADAASLTHGHPAARQSSGIFSLVIHALAAGRGLREAAEFALAELGAGHLRKGEEPDADLIARLDTALRLGADGTLLGPEELVRELGEGWVAEEALAVALYAVLATAPDPTAAAGHPEAHFRAAIAVAVNHSGDSDSTASIAGNILGTLYGEECLPAEWLDVLEAPELIRGMASQLAAVTGA, encoded by the coding sequence ATGAGCAACGAGCCCGTCATCACCCCCGCGCCGCCGTCAACACCGTCCCGCGAATCCCGGATCCACGGGTGCCTGCTGGGCGGCGCCCTCGGTGATTCGCTGGGGTACGTCGTCGAGTTCGACGACATTTCCACGATCCGAAAGACGTTCGGCCCCGACGGGCTGCAGGACTTTTCAGCGCTCGACGGCGGCAGCCACTTTTCCGACGACACGCAGCTCACGCTCTACACCGTTGACGGGCTGCTGGAGGCGCTGGAGTGGGCCAACTCGGGCGTGGCCGCCGACACCAACGCGTGCCTGTGGCTCGCGTACCTGCGCTGGCTCGCCACCCAGGGTGTGCCCGTTCCGGACGCGGCACCGTTCCAGCCGCCCCGCTGGATCGATTCCCACGACGTCCTCAAACACCGCCGCGCCCCGGGAAACGCCTGCCTGAGCGGACTGTCCACCGGAGAGATGGGAACGTTCTACCGCCCGGTCAATCCGGACTCCAAGGGCTGCGGCACCGTCATGCGTTCCGCCCCCTTCGGCCTGGTCCCCTACATCCCGGCCGAAGCCGTCTACAAGCTCAGCGCCGATGCGGCCTCCCTCACCCACGGGCATCCCGCGGCGCGGCAGAGCTCCGGCATCTTCAGCCTTGTCATTCACGCCCTGGCCGCCGGCCGCGGACTGCGCGAAGCAGCGGAATTCGCGCTCGCAGAACTCGGCGCAGGGCACCTGCGCAAAGGTGAAGAACCCGACGCCGACCTTATCGCCCGGCTCGACACAGCCCTCCGGCTGGGCGCCGACGGCACACTGCTGGGCCCCGAGGAACTGGTCCGGGAACTCGGCGAGGGTTGGGTGGCGGAGGAGGCGCTCGCCGTCGCGCTCTACGCGGTGCTGGCTACGGCACCGGACCCGACGGCGGCTGCCGGGCACCCGGAGGCCCACTTCCGTGCGGCAATCGCCGTCGCCGTGAACCACAGCGGGGACAGTGACTCCACCGCGTCGATTGCCGGCAACATCCTGGGCACGCTTTACGGCGAGGAGTGCCTGCCGGCGGAGTGGCTCGACGTTCTTGAGGCGCCGGAGCTCATCCGGGGCATGGCCTCACAGCTGGCAGCAGTCACCGGCGCCTGA
- the rdgB gene encoding RdgB/HAM1 family non-canonical purine NTP pyrophosphatase has product MTEGPAGHGTAPVLVLATHNKGKLRELRELLRGQVPGLDVDTQVVDAGAVGAPDVAETGVTFAENSLLKARAVAQATGLVAIADDSGLAVDVLGGAPGIFSARWAGRHGDDAANLQLLLDQLADVPDEFRGAAFVCAAALAVPPSGAGATPEEGREVVEYGQLEGTLLRAPRGAGGFGYDPVLQPSGMDRSCAELSPEEKNAISHRGHAFRALLPAIVEALSGR; this is encoded by the coding sequence GTGACAGAGGGCCCGGCAGGTCACGGCACAGCACCGGTGCTGGTGCTCGCCACCCACAACAAGGGCAAGCTCCGGGAGCTTCGAGAACTGCTGCGCGGGCAGGTCCCCGGCCTCGACGTCGACACCCAGGTGGTGGATGCAGGGGCCGTCGGCGCCCCCGACGTGGCCGAGACCGGTGTGACCTTCGCCGAGAACTCGCTGCTCAAGGCCCGCGCGGTGGCGCAGGCGACCGGGCTCGTGGCGATCGCTGACGACTCCGGGCTCGCCGTCGACGTGCTGGGCGGGGCGCCGGGTATCTTCTCGGCCCGCTGGGCCGGCCGTCACGGCGACGACGCCGCCAACCTGCAGCTGCTGCTGGACCAGCTGGCCGACGTGCCGGATGAGTTCCGGGGTGCCGCGTTTGTGTGTGCCGCGGCGCTGGCCGTGCCCCCTTCCGGCGCAGGTGCGACCCCGGAGGAGGGCCGGGAGGTTGTCGAGTACGGGCAGCTCGAAGGGACGCTGCTGCGGGCACCCCGCGGCGCGGGCGGCTTCGGCTATGACCCCGTGCTCCAGCCGAGCGGGATGGACCGCAGCTGCGCCGAACTCAGTCCGGAGGAGAAGAACGCCATCAGCCACCGGGGCCACGCTTTCCGGGCGCTCCTTCCGGCGATCGTCGAGGCGTTGTCCGGGAGGTAG
- a CDS encoding DUF202 domain-containing protein yields MSAAAVRDPGLQPERTELSWGRTLLALFAADLLIWRSWAVAASQPVPAADPAPGFARWAGAATTDYLGICALAAMVATVVLCLCVLARVRQLRHSSQAPLASLIRWAAAGVIVLGTSAVAAIALGR; encoded by the coding sequence GTGAGCGCCGCGGCCGTGCGGGATCCCGGGCTGCAGCCGGAACGGACCGAGCTGTCCTGGGGCCGGACGCTGCTGGCCCTGTTCGCGGCCGACCTGTTGATTTGGCGCAGCTGGGCGGTCGCGGCGTCTCAGCCCGTCCCCGCCGCGGACCCCGCGCCCGGCTTCGCCAGGTGGGCCGGGGCCGCGACCACGGACTATCTCGGGATTTGTGCCCTGGCGGCGATGGTCGCCACCGTGGTGCTGTGCCTCTGCGTGCTGGCCCGGGTGCGGCAGCTCCGGCATTCCTCCCAGGCGCCGCTGGCGTCCCTGATACGCTGGGCCGCCGCCGGCGTCATCGTGCTGGGCACCAGCGCCGTCGCCGCGATTGCGCTGGGACGCTGA
- a CDS encoding exonuclease domain-containing protein → MALDFTAIDFETANGFRGSPCAVGLSKVRGGVVVEEASWLMRPPENHDRFDHHNVRIHGIRPEQVAGLPRFGELFPEIGAFIGGDVLAAHNAAFDLGVIRSGLEVSGLAGPAYDYVCTVMLSRRCYSLVSNSLPYAAEEAGVPLVNHHDAAEDARACAGILIDIATRNGAGSIAELYLSLGLTVSRQPAFDPRRDPLSKASQSALEALAGGAGAAAPVRAYQPGWPEEGANPLPNAFADPGHPLFGQTVVFTGELAIPRPEAKIRSAEFGASPESRVTARTTVLVVGDGFVAADLRSGRLTGKARRVLELHERGRRIEVLSEGEFLQMVGGHVPSAAIA, encoded by the coding sequence GTGGCTTTGGACTTTACGGCGATCGACTTTGAGACGGCGAACGGCTTCCGGGGTTCACCCTGCGCTGTTGGCCTCAGCAAAGTCCGCGGCGGAGTCGTCGTCGAGGAGGCGTCCTGGCTGATGCGGCCCCCGGAAAACCACGACCGCTTCGACCACCACAACGTCCGGATCCACGGAATCCGGCCCGAGCAGGTGGCCGGGCTGCCCCGCTTCGGCGAGCTGTTCCCGGAGATCGGCGCCTTCATCGGCGGCGACGTCCTGGCCGCCCATAACGCCGCCTTCGATCTCGGGGTGATCCGCTCCGGCCTCGAGGTCTCCGGCCTGGCCGGCCCGGCCTATGACTACGTCTGCACTGTGATGCTCTCCCGCCGCTGCTACTCGCTCGTGTCCAATTCCCTGCCGTATGCGGCCGAGGAAGCCGGTGTCCCGCTGGTCAACCACCACGACGCCGCCGAGGACGCGCGGGCGTGCGCCGGGATCCTGATCGACATTGCCACGCGCAACGGTGCCGGCAGCATCGCCGAGCTCTACTTGTCCCTGGGGCTGACGGTGTCTCGCCAGCCGGCCTTCGACCCGCGGCGCGACCCGCTCTCCAAGGCCAGCCAGTCGGCGCTGGAGGCACTCGCCGGCGGGGCGGGTGCTGCGGCCCCGGTCCGGGCCTACCAGCCTGGCTGGCCCGAGGAGGGCGCCAATCCGTTGCCGAACGCCTTCGCCGATCCCGGACACCCGCTGTTCGGCCAGACCGTGGTGTTCACCGGTGAACTCGCCATACCCCGGCCCGAAGCCAAGATCCGTTCCGCGGAGTTCGGCGCCAGTCCGGAGAGCCGGGTCACCGCCCGCACCACGGTCCTGGTGGTCGGCGACGGTTTCGTCGCCGCCGACCTGCGCTCCGGACGCCTCACCGGCAAGGCCCGGCGAGTGCTGGAGCTGCACGAGCGCGGCCGGCGGATCGAAGTCCTGTCCGAAGGCGAATTCCTGCAGATGGTGGGCGGCCACGTTCCTTCGGCCGCGATCGCCTGA
- a CDS encoding DUF4395 domain-containing protein, giving the protein MSKLTSAPSGNPAPATARTTGTGWRTVFAFPNPVNEYAARITAGLVVLLSVVTLLTGFGWGLGVIAAGFWLRVLFGPRISPLAQLSVKVLTPRLGKTRLVPGPPKRFAQGIGAAMSTTAAVLLTVGLAPAAWILLAVLIVAASLEAFAGFCLGCAIFGFLQRRGLIPADVCEACNDITLRSA; this is encoded by the coding sequence ATGAGCAAACTCACCTCGGCACCCTCCGGGAATCCGGCACCCGCAACCGCCCGGACGACCGGAACCGGCTGGCGGACGGTCTTCGCGTTCCCGAACCCGGTCAACGAGTACGCCGCCCGCATCACGGCCGGACTCGTGGTGCTGCTGTCCGTGGTGACGCTGCTGACAGGTTTCGGCTGGGGCCTGGGCGTCATTGCCGCCGGATTCTGGCTTCGCGTCCTGTTCGGGCCGCGGATCTCGCCGCTCGCCCAGCTGTCCGTCAAGGTCCTGACGCCGCGGCTGGGGAAGACGCGGCTCGTGCCGGGTCCGCCGAAGCGGTTCGCGCAGGGCATCGGAGCCGCGATGTCCACCACCGCCGCCGTCCTGCTGACCGTCGGGCTGGCTCCGGCCGCCTGGATCCTGCTCGCGGTCCTCATTGTTGCCGCGTCCCTCGAAGCGTTCGCCGGCTTCTGCCTGGGCTGCGCCATCTTCGGTTTCCTCCAGCGCCGCGGCCTGATCCCCGCGGACGTCTGCGAAGCCTGCAACGACATCACGCTCCGCAGCGCCTAA
- the rph gene encoding ribonuclease PH, which produces MTSEALTAPIIRADGRTPDQLRPISITRGWSKQAEGSALIEFGNTRVLCTASLTEGVPRWLKGEGRGWVTAEYAMLPRATNTRSDRESVKGKIGGRTHEISRLIGRSLRSIIDTKALGEITIVLDCDVLQADGGTRTAAITGAYVALAEAIRFARENKMIARNAQPLTDTIAAVSVGIIDGVPMLDLPYVEDVRAETDMNVVVTGSGKFVEVQGTAEGAPFDRDELNKLLDLALMGTEQLAAIQRETLAEAP; this is translated from the coding sequence ATGACTTCCGAAGCCCTCACTGCCCCCATCATCCGCGCCGACGGCCGCACGCCTGACCAGCTCCGGCCGATCAGCATCACCCGCGGCTGGTCCAAGCAGGCCGAGGGATCGGCCCTGATCGAGTTCGGCAACACCCGGGTGCTGTGCACCGCCTCCCTCACCGAGGGTGTGCCCCGCTGGCTCAAGGGCGAAGGGCGCGGCTGGGTCACGGCCGAGTACGCCATGCTGCCGCGCGCCACCAACACCCGCTCCGACCGCGAGTCCGTCAAGGGCAAAATCGGCGGCCGCACCCACGAGATCTCCCGGCTGATCGGCCGTTCGCTGCGTTCCATCATCGACACCAAGGCACTGGGCGAGATCACCATCGTGCTGGACTGCGACGTCCTGCAGGCCGACGGCGGAACCCGTACCGCCGCCATCACGGGCGCCTACGTGGCGCTGGCTGAGGCCATCCGGTTTGCCCGCGAGAACAAGATGATCGCCCGCAATGCCCAGCCCCTGACCGACACGATCGCCGCCGTCTCCGTCGGCATCATCGACGGCGTCCCCATGCTGGACCTCCCGTACGTCGAGGACGTCCGGGCAGAGACCGACATGAACGTCGTTGTCACCGGTTCCGGCAAGTTCGTCGAGGTCCAGGGCACCGCCGAGGGCGCCCCCTTCGACCGGGACGAGCTCAACAAGCTCCTGGATCTGGCCCTGATGGGCACCGAGCAGCTTGCCGCCATCCAGCGCGAGACCCTGGCGGAAGCACCGTGA
- a CDS encoding response regulator transcription factor: MPDSATISVALVDDQPLFRTGIRMLVESQPDMVLAGEADDGGQAVALAAGLRPDVMLMDLRMPGMDGVEATRRILADADAAGTDKPRIIALTTFNRDQAVIDAVQAGASGYLLKSAEPEFLLAAIRTVHSGYSVIAPGSVHQLFQHAARTVSPAAPALSVLDPLSARERDVFLLAAKGLANADIAGSLFVAEATVKTHIRSILAKLGLRTRLQLVSFAYEHRLL, from the coding sequence ATGCCTGATTCCGCAACCATCTCGGTGGCCCTGGTCGACGACCAGCCGTTGTTCCGCACGGGCATCCGCATGCTGGTCGAGAGCCAGCCGGACATGGTGCTCGCGGGTGAGGCAGACGACGGCGGGCAGGCCGTCGCTCTCGCCGCCGGGCTCCGCCCGGATGTCATGCTGATGGACCTGCGCATGCCCGGGATGGACGGCGTGGAAGCGACGCGGCGCATCCTGGCCGACGCCGATGCGGCCGGCACCGACAAGCCCCGGATCATCGCCCTGACGACCTTCAACCGGGATCAGGCGGTGATCGACGCTGTCCAGGCAGGCGCCTCCGGATACCTGCTCAAGAGCGCCGAACCGGAATTCCTGCTGGCCGCCATCCGCACGGTGCACTCCGGCTACTCCGTCATCGCTCCCGGCTCGGTCCACCAGCTCTTCCAGCACGCGGCCCGCACAGTGTCCCCGGCTGCACCTGCGTTGTCGGTGCTCGATCCGCTGTCCGCCCGCGAGCGCGACGTCTTCCTGCTCGCGGCCAAGGGACTGGCCAACGCCGACATTGCCGGGAGCCTGTTCGTGGCCGAAGCCACCGTGAAGACGCACATACGGTCGATTCTTGCCAAGCTTGGCCTGCGGACCCGGCTGCAGCTCGTGTCCTTCGCGTACGAACACCGGCTGCTCTGA
- a CDS encoding MBL fold metallo-hydrolase, translating into MKLTIVGCTGSFPGPGSPASCYLLTANDGERDWKIVLDLGSGALGAIQRYTDLEDIDAIFLTHLHPDHCMDLCGLHVAVRWKPGGWGRGRIPVWGPAATADRMATAYGLELDPGMHEEFDFSNWSERKPVTMGPFTVTPYSVNHPVEEAYALRVEVTEPDKDGSPVTRVLSYSGDTDSCSGLEDAARDADLFLCEAAFEEGRDDGIKDVHLTGKRAGEAAVAAGARRLLLTHIPVWTSPTTVMAEAKGVFGQHVAVAVAGVHYTV; encoded by the coding sequence GTGAAGCTGACCATCGTGGGCTGTACCGGATCCTTTCCGGGCCCGGGCTCGCCGGCGTCGTGCTACCTGCTGACCGCGAACGACGGCGAGCGGGACTGGAAGATTGTGCTGGACCTCGGCAGCGGGGCGCTCGGCGCGATCCAGCGCTACACCGATCTCGAGGACATCGACGCCATCTTCCTCACCCACCTGCATCCGGACCACTGCATGGACCTGTGCGGGCTCCACGTAGCCGTGCGCTGGAAGCCGGGCGGCTGGGGCCGCGGCAGGATTCCGGTGTGGGGTCCCGCCGCGACCGCCGACCGGATGGCCACGGCCTACGGCCTGGAACTGGACCCCGGGATGCACGAGGAGTTCGACTTCAGCAACTGGTCCGAGCGCAAGCCGGTGACCATGGGCCCGTTCACGGTCACCCCCTATTCCGTCAACCACCCGGTGGAGGAGGCCTACGCGCTCCGCGTGGAGGTCACCGAACCGGACAAGGACGGCAGCCCCGTCACCCGGGTGCTCAGCTATTCGGGGGACACCGACTCCTGCAGTGGCCTCGAAGACGCGGCCCGCGACGCCGACCTGTTCCTCTGCGAGGCAGCCTTCGAGGAAGGCCGCGACGACGGCATCAAGGACGTGCACTTGACCGGCAAGCGGGCCGGGGAGGCCGCAGTGGCCGCCGGCGCCCGGCGGCTGCTGCTGACCCACATACCCGTCTGGACCTCACCGACGACCGTTATGGCGGAAGCCAAGGGCGTCTTCGGCCAGCACGTGGCCGTAGCCGTGGCGGGCGTGCACTACACGGTCTGA